From the Leucobacter denitrificans genome, one window contains:
- a CDS encoding ABC transporter permease has protein sequence MSTPKSIAVAVLNKLGAAVLVVWLTATVVFLALRASGDPLEAILGGPGSQASPEAVAQARADYGLDQPFFMQYLSQLWRVATLQFGDSYARKQPVADLLAANVPPTLVLATLAFVLAWVLALAATLAASTARGRLGRAIRSALTGIETVSSVMPQFFLGAVLILVFASQLQWLPATGGASGGARALILPVITLAVPIAGYLAHVLHGPLTEADTAPFATTARSRGASESRVLLRHTLRHAALPAISLSGWAYGSLLSGAVVVEVLFARQGLGRLLLEATTVRDMPVVIGSITIVALLYVVVLIVTDIVERIVDPRGTARRELASSGSDASTEVVA, from the coding sequence ATGTCAACACCTAAGAGCATCGCCGTCGCCGTGCTGAATAAGCTCGGCGCGGCGGTGCTCGTGGTGTGGCTCACCGCCACTGTCGTCTTCTTGGCGCTCAGGGCATCAGGTGATCCACTCGAAGCAATTCTCGGCGGCCCCGGTTCTCAAGCGAGCCCCGAGGCCGTCGCGCAAGCGCGCGCAGATTACGGCCTCGACCAGCCATTCTTCATGCAGTATCTCTCCCAGCTCTGGCGAGTAGCGACACTGCAGTTCGGCGACTCCTACGCCCGCAAGCAGCCAGTCGCAGACCTGCTTGCCGCAAACGTTCCCCCAACCCTTGTGCTCGCGACGTTGGCTTTCGTGCTCGCGTGGGTACTCGCGCTCGCTGCGACCCTTGCAGCGTCGACCGCGCGGGGTCGCCTGGGTCGTGCGATTCGATCCGCTCTCACCGGAATCGAGACCGTCTCGAGCGTCATGCCACAGTTCTTTCTCGGCGCCGTACTCATCTTGGTGTTCGCTTCGCAGCTGCAGTGGCTGCCCGCGACCGGAGGCGCTTCAGGCGGCGCCCGTGCGCTCATACTGCCCGTGATCACGCTCGCTGTTCCCATCGCCGGCTACCTCGCACACGTACTCCACGGGCCACTCACCGAAGCCGACACCGCACCGTTCGCAACCACCGCACGCTCGCGCGGCGCTTCGGAGTCCCGCGTGCTGCTGCGCCATACACTCAGGCACGCCGCACTCCCGGCTATCTCGCTTTCGGGGTGGGCCTATGGTTCGCTGCTGAGCGGCGCAGTGGTCGTCGAGGTGCTCTTCGCCCGGCAGGGCCTCGGCAGGCTCTTGCTCGAAGCCACAACCGTGCGCGATATGCCGGTCGTCATCGGGTCGATCACCATCGTCGCGCTGTTGTACGTCGTCGTACTCATCGTCACTGACATTGTCGAGCGGATCGTCGACCCCCGCGGCACTGCCCGTCGTGAACTCGCGAGCTCCGGCTCAGATGCATCAACCGAGGTGGTCGCATGA
- a CDS encoding ABC transporter permease codes for MTITATRPRFSLRSLESGWFSVTISALFLAFITIAALAPSLLAPGDPLAIAPTEGFAEPSLVHLFGTDESGRDIYTRVVHGAGSSVGIGLAATAIGVVAGAVLGFAAGLGPRWLDAALARVFEVLFALPTLVIALLFVAVLGGGAWSATLAIGLATIPGYARMIRARVRGIAASGYAEWARLDGAGPFSVFAKHIAPNSLWPLVSAATLGVGQSIVWVAALGFLGLGAEPPAPEWGAMLDAGRVYLSSAWWMTVMPGLTIVATATALTVIGRRFAAGGSR; via the coding sequence ATGACTATAACGGCAACGAGACCGCGGTTCTCTCTGCGCTCCCTCGAATCGGGATGGTTCTCGGTGACGATCTCAGCGCTGTTTCTCGCGTTCATCACCATTGCAGCGCTAGCGCCTTCACTCCTCGCCCCAGGCGATCCGCTTGCGATTGCGCCCACGGAAGGATTTGCGGAGCCCTCACTCGTACATCTCTTCGGTACCGACGAGTCGGGTCGTGACATCTACACCCGTGTGGTGCATGGCGCTGGCTCATCGGTCGGCATCGGCCTCGCCGCCACCGCGATCGGCGTGGTCGCCGGCGCTGTGCTCGGATTCGCCGCGGGTCTCGGGCCTCGCTGGCTCGATGCGGCTCTCGCACGGGTATTTGAGGTGCTCTTCGCGCTCCCCACGCTTGTCATAGCCCTGCTATTTGTGGCCGTGCTCGGAGGCGGCGCCTGGTCGGCAACCCTCGCGATCGGGCTTGCAACTATTCCCGGCTACGCCCGCATGATTCGCGCGCGAGTTCGCGGAATCGCGGCAAGCGGGTATGCCGAATGGGCGCGTCTTGACGGCGCCGGCCCGTTCAGCGTGTTTGCGAAACACATCGCCCCGAACTCGCTCTGGCCGCTGGTCTCTGCAGCCACCCTGGGTGTCGGCCAGTCGATCGTCTGGGTTGCCGCGCTCGGCTTCCTCGGTCTTGGTGCCGAGCCACCCGCACCCGAGTGGGGCGCGATGCTCGACGCGGGCAGGGTGTACCTCTCGAGTGCCTGGTGGATGACTGTGATGCCCGGCCTCACGATCGTCGCAACCGCAACCGCCCTCACTGTCATCGGGCGCCGCTTCGCAGCAGGAGGTAGCCGATGA
- a CDS encoding ABC transporter ATP-binding protein, translated as MTGTVLEIANLTVTRKGAGGVRVPVLHDISLSLAPGECLAIVGSSGAGKSVLSRTLLGLTDASGGNSWRVDAEQFDIAGQDVRRASRRQWRSLRGSEVALVLQDALQSLDPLRTIEAEVSEALAIRGVPRRERRAQTIRALEAAGLPHAETLLHLRSDALSGGMRQRALIASALIGNPSILIADEPTTALDPATARQVLDEFARVRDSGASLVVVSHDLAAVARIADRIAVIEDGTFVEVGHATQILEEPHHPATKALVAAIPHRGAGSRPDAAPAGEVLAEFTNATRSFGERGGKYLGVRDVNLTVNRGQILGVAGGSGEGKTTLSRILAGAERLDSGNLTLRDGSRVRLIPQDPLATFDPRWRTARILAATIKRAEYAAGEAPTPAALMERVGLSPALLSRYPSTLSGGERQRVAIARALAARPNILVCDEAVSALDTVTQAGVLDLLATLRSELAIVFVSHDLSALLSVADRVVVMQEGRIATPEETEAFLAVEHA; from the coding sequence ATGACTGGCACCGTGCTTGAGATTGCAAACCTCACGGTCACCCGAAAGGGCGCTGGAGGGGTGCGAGTCCCCGTGCTGCACGATATCAGCCTGTCGCTCGCTCCTGGCGAGTGCCTCGCGATTGTCGGCTCGTCTGGTGCTGGCAAGTCCGTGCTTTCGCGAACGTTGCTCGGGCTCACCGACGCGAGTGGCGGAAACTCGTGGCGTGTGGATGCCGAGCAGTTCGACATCGCCGGGCAAGACGTTCGTCGGGCCTCGCGCCGGCAGTGGCGCTCGCTCCGCGGCAGCGAGGTCGCGCTCGTGCTGCAAGACGCTCTGCAATCCCTCGATCCATTGCGAACTATCGAGGCTGAGGTAAGCGAGGCCCTTGCCATTCGCGGTGTGCCGCGGCGTGAACGTCGGGCGCAGACGATCCGCGCGCTTGAGGCGGCTGGCCTCCCCCATGCCGAGACGCTGCTGCACCTTCGCTCAGACGCTCTCTCGGGAGGAATGCGCCAGCGTGCCCTCATTGCCTCAGCACTGATCGGCAATCCATCAATCCTCATCGCAGATGAGCCGACGACCGCGCTCGACCCCGCAACTGCGCGGCAGGTACTCGATGAGTTCGCGCGGGTGCGTGATTCGGGAGCCTCCCTCGTTGTAGTGAGTCACGACCTTGCAGCTGTTGCTCGCATTGCCGACCGCATCGCGGTCATCGAAGACGGTACGTTTGTTGAAGTTGGCCACGCCACGCAGATACTTGAAGAGCCGCACCACCCAGCCACGAAGGCGCTCGTCGCCGCAATCCCCCATCGTGGGGCTGGCTCACGACCCGATGCCGCCCCTGCTGGCGAAGTACTCGCAGAGTTCACCAATGCAACGAGATCGTTCGGCGAGAGAGGCGGAAAGTACCTCGGCGTACGAGACGTCAATCTCACGGTCAATCGCGGCCAAATTCTCGGTGTTGCCGGTGGATCAGGCGAGGGCAAGACCACCCTGTCGCGAATCCTTGCCGGGGCTGAGCGCCTCGACTCGGGCAACCTCACGCTTCGCGATGGATCGCGCGTGCGACTCATTCCGCAGGATCCGCTTGCGACCTTCGATCCACGCTGGCGAACCGCCCGTATTCTTGCGGCAACCATCAAGCGCGCGGAGTATGCCGCGGGTGAGGCGCCCACGCCCGCAGCGCTCATGGAGCGTGTGGGTTTGAGTCCTGCGTTGCTCTCGCGGTATCCGTCAACGCTCTCTGGCGGAGAACGCCAGCGCGTGGCAATCGCGCGCGCGCTTGCGGCACGACCAAACATTCTGGTGTGTGACGAGGCGGTCTCGGCGCTCGACACCGTCACTCAAGCGGGCGTACTCGACCTGCTTGCCACACTCCGCAGCGAACTCGCCATTGTGTTCGTCTCGCACGACCTCTCGGCGCTCCTGTCGGTCGCCGACCGGGTCGTGGTGATGCAAGAGGGGCGGATCGCGACACCAGAAGAAACCGAAGCGTTTCTCGCCGTCGAACACGCGTAA
- a CDS encoding sensor histidine kinase: MTIRGESERASTRFQLGQAEPLTRPERIAVLVLIGGIVSIDLVGFFTSSDLDWFRTLLSIATTLSFALFIWSPLIAVSTLAGVIAVSLFVGSAAPALVAGAIAAGLVLRLASTTIIFAYVGGLLILNALYAFLYGEDATMPTSIALVLISATLSGGVGLALRISYARGTRLERELVEQAEREREAVLAERKWIAGELHDSIAHHLTVIAMHVQLVDDENSRPTSQSAIQTSARKALSDLRFVIQMAEDAPRGTGVPSGDLAAAIEEATEEFEATGRTVACVGDPNDENIPRGAEIIFARVVRESATNVLKYAGMGEVRIEISLEPETVSLKIHSPLPDVPRRDLPSTGTGLNRMAERVLGVSGEFTAGPDESDPESRSWLVSVRLPMA; encoded by the coding sequence ATGACGATTCGCGGGGAATCAGAACGTGCTTCTACGCGCTTTCAACTGGGCCAGGCTGAACCACTGACCCGACCCGAACGCATTGCAGTGCTCGTCTTAATCGGCGGCATTGTCTCCATAGATTTGGTCGGATTCTTTACCTCATCCGATCTTGACTGGTTCCGCACTCTGCTGAGCATTGCGACGACCCTGAGTTTCGCGCTGTTCATCTGGTCACCGCTCATTGCGGTGAGTACGCTTGCGGGCGTCATTGCAGTTTCATTGTTCGTTGGATCCGCGGCTCCGGCACTTGTTGCCGGAGCGATTGCAGCGGGTCTGGTGCTCCGGCTTGCGAGCACCACAATTATTTTCGCGTATGTGGGTGGCTTGCTCATCCTCAATGCGCTGTACGCGTTCCTGTATGGAGAAGACGCGACGATGCCTACGAGCATCGCACTCGTGCTCATCTCGGCCACGCTCTCCGGTGGTGTGGGCCTCGCGCTCCGCATTTCCTATGCCCGTGGCACCAGACTTGAACGAGAACTTGTCGAGCAGGCCGAGCGGGAGCGCGAAGCGGTGCTCGCCGAGCGTAAGTGGATCGCAGGGGAGCTGCACGACAGTATCGCGCATCACCTCACGGTGATCGCCATGCACGTGCAACTCGTTGACGACGAGAATTCGCGGCCGACGTCGCAGTCTGCAATTCAGACCTCCGCGCGAAAGGCGCTGAGTGACCTCCGGTTCGTCATTCAGATGGCTGAAGACGCGCCGCGTGGTACTGGGGTGCCCTCGGGGGATCTCGCTGCCGCGATTGAGGAAGCGACGGAAGAGTTTGAAGCTACCGGTCGAACGGTAGCTTGTGTAGGGGATCCAAATGACGAAAACATTCCGCGCGGTGCTGAAATTATCTTCGCGAGAGTTGTGCGCGAGTCTGCCACGAATGTATTGAAGTACGCGGGTATGGGTGAGGTGCGGATCGAGATCTCGCTTGAACCTGAGACCGTTAGCCTCAAGATTCATAGCCCGCTGCCCGATGTTCCACGACGCGATCTACCCTCGACCGGTACTGGCCTCAATAGAATGGCCGAGCGCGTGCTCGGAGTGAGCGGTGAGTTCACAGCCGGACCCGATGAATCTGATCCTGAAAGCCGTTCCTGGCTGGTCTCGGTGCGGCTGCCGATGGCCTAA
- a CDS encoding response regulator, translated as MDEIRVLITDDDPLVRLALKQFVARAPEISVIGEAENGFEAIEAVGNLHPDIVMMDVQMPGMGGIEATGEITSRWPEVLVLAVTTLDNRETVLPMLSAGASGYMLKDSSPDEIVSALRQAHQGTSSLSPRVAAMLVQHVREAKPTTTGDLEALTARETEVLEKLAEGKSNAEIAETLHVSEGTVKAHLGGIMTKWQVRDRVQVLVTAARAGLIDFS; from the coding sequence ATGGATGAAATTCGGGTTCTCATTACCGACGACGATCCGCTCGTGCGCCTCGCCCTCAAGCAGTTTGTGGCGCGCGCACCTGAAATCTCAGTCATCGGCGAGGCAGAGAACGGCTTCGAAGCGATAGAAGCTGTCGGCAACCTTCATCCCGACATTGTGATGATGGACGTACAGATGCCCGGCATGGGTGGCATTGAAGCGACCGGAGAGATCACCTCTCGCTGGCCGGAGGTGCTGGTGCTCGCGGTGACGACCCTGGACAATCGCGAAACCGTACTCCCTATGCTTAGCGCCGGGGCTTCGGGATACATGCTCAAGGACTCAAGTCCCGATGAGATTGTGAGCGCGCTCAGGCAAGCGCACCAGGGAACGAGCTCACTCTCACCACGAGTCGCAGCCATGCTGGTACAGCATGTACGTGAGGCGAAGCCGACAACGACCGGAGACTTGGAAGCACTTACAGCTCGCGAGACAGAGGTGCTTGAGAAGCTCGCAGAGGGAAAGTCGAACGCCGAGATCGCTGAGACCCTCCACGTCTCTGAGGGAACCGTTAAGGCGCACCTAGGCGGCATCATGACGAAGTGGCAGGTTCGCGACCGTGTGCAGGTGCTCGTAACCGCCGCGCGGGCTGGTCTCATCGACTTCAGCTGA